The Desulfosporosinus sp. Sb-LF genome contains a region encoding:
- a CDS encoding aminotransferase class I/II-fold pyridoxal phosphate-dependent enzyme, which produces MNRYLAPHVANLPPSGIRKFFDLVATMKDVISLGVGEPDFVTPWTVRESGIFSLEQGQTMYTSNAGLLELREELSYHLDMSLGLSYDPGHEILITTGASEAVDLVMRAVLSPGDVVLVPDPSYVSYAPCATMAGASVSYVPTHAKEDFRLRVEDLAKAYTPKAKLLVLSYPNNPTGAIMNREDLLPIADFVTEHDLLVLADDIYSDLTYGGTHVSFASLPGMHDRTLFVSGFSKSYAMTGWRIGYVAGHKDLIGGMTRIHQYTMLCAPITGQIAALEALRSASEAKNEMVTAYDRRRRLMVHGFRQMGLDCFEPLGAFYVFPDISKTNLSSEEFAEELLKAENVAVVPGTAFGPSGEGHIRCSYAYSLEQLQEALKRIAHFVQSRLG; this is translated from the coding sequence ATGAATCGTTATCTTGCACCCCATGTCGCCAATCTCCCTCCCTCTGGAATTCGAAAATTTTTCGACCTTGTAGCAACCATGAAAGATGTTATTTCGTTGGGAGTCGGAGAACCTGACTTTGTAACCCCTTGGACTGTGCGTGAAAGTGGCATCTTTTCTTTAGAGCAAGGACAGACTATGTATACCAGTAACGCGGGTCTCCTTGAGTTGCGCGAAGAGCTTTCATACCATTTGGATATGTCCCTGGGACTTTCCTACGATCCGGGACACGAAATTCTCATCACCACTGGAGCGAGCGAAGCAGTGGACCTTGTGATGCGAGCCGTGCTCTCACCGGGGGATGTTGTCTTAGTTCCTGATCCATCCTACGTGTCCTATGCCCCTTGTGCCACAATGGCCGGGGCCAGTGTTAGTTACGTTCCGACCCACGCTAAGGAAGACTTTCGTTTACGGGTAGAAGACTTGGCCAAGGCCTATACGCCTAAAGCCAAGCTCTTAGTTCTATCCTACCCAAATAATCCGACTGGTGCGATCATGAATCGTGAGGATCTTCTCCCTATCGCGGACTTTGTGACTGAACATGATCTTCTCGTCTTAGCTGATGATATTTATTCAGATCTTACCTATGGCGGAACTCATGTCTCGTTTGCTAGTTTGCCCGGCATGCATGACCGCACTCTCTTTGTCAGTGGTTTTTCAAAATCCTACGCCATGACTGGATGGAGAATCGGGTATGTTGCCGGACATAAAGACCTTATCGGTGGGATGACACGTATTCATCAATACACCATGCTCTGCGCTCCCATCACGGGACAAATCGCGGCCTTAGAAGCGTTACGTTCTGCCTCTGAAGCCAAAAACGAAATGGTTACGGCTTATGATCGGCGACGCCGTCTAATGGTTCATGGTTTTCGGCAAATGGGCCTCGACTGTTTCGAACCCTTAGGGGCTTTCTATGTTTTCCCGGACATATCTAAAACAAATTTGTCCTCTGAAGAGTTTGCCGAAGAACTTTTAAAGGCAGAAAATGTAGCCGTCGTTCCAGGAACCGCCTTCGGGCCCTCCGGAGAAGGACATATTCGCTGTTCTTACGCCTATTCATTGGAACAACTTCAGGAAGCACTCAAACGCATCGCGCATTTTGTTCAGTCAAGATTAGGTTAA
- a CDS encoding chemotaxis protein CheW → MDEMKQFIQFKLGLQDYAVEMSSVREIIKPVKVIELLGAPEFVQGIAKVRDGVVTIVDLRKKFVIAPTDEGEPRIMIFESTKETEKIGLWVDDVVEILECNSIEKVPSIIHQGTIKEIIKTNENIIPVINIERLFSDDVLTWLSSADIG, encoded by the coding sequence ATGGACGAAATGAAACAATTCATCCAGTTTAAATTGGGGTTGCAAGACTATGCTGTGGAAATGAGTTCTGTTCGAGAGATCATCAAGCCCGTGAAAGTTATAGAACTTTTGGGTGCACCGGAATTCGTTCAGGGGATTGCAAAAGTACGTGATGGAGTTGTTACCATTGTGGATTTGAGAAAGAAATTTGTAATAGCACCCACTGATGAAGGGGAGCCCAGAATCATGATTTTTGAGTCGACCAAAGAGACTGAGAAAATAGGACTATGGGTCGATGATGTCGTTGAAATTCTCGAATGCAACTCCATTGAAAAAGTCCCTAGTATTATACATCAAGGCACAATTAAAGAAATCATTAAAACAAATGAGAATATTATTCCAGTAATAAATATTGAAAGACTTTTTTCCGATGACGTTTTAACTTGGTTGAGTTCCGCTGACATTGGATAA
- a CDS encoding HD domain-containing phosphohydrolase gives MNNLINNSSFIMIVDDTPQNLKLLETMLGEEGYRISAFLDGAMALKAAAKKPPDLILLDINMPGLNGFEVCEQFKADQKLADIPIIFLSAMNEVTDKIKAFQSGGVDYVTKPFQFEEIHARVKTHLNLRRLRKSLAIHNHNLQSLVDEQIKEILVTKDALFKTQLATILAFSKLAEVRDDETGQHIERTRVFCSILTEQLRVQCAVDTEIDNSFVDNIYFASSLHDIGKVAISDKILLKPGKLTPEEFGIMKTHTVVGSKTLQTMLEHYPENAFITMAMEITLSHHEKWDGSGYPQNLKGKSIPLSARIMALADVYDALTSERCYKPAFSHEKSRNIIIEGRGTHFDPEVIEAFLVLEGQFRKIKQDLRGYNVTRTL, from the coding sequence ATGAATAATTTGATAAACAATTCGTCGTTTATCATGATTGTTGACGATACTCCCCAGAATTTAAAACTCTTAGAAACTATGTTAGGAGAAGAAGGCTACCGAATCTCTGCTTTTCTCGATGGTGCAATGGCTCTAAAAGCCGCAGCCAAGAAACCGCCGGACTTGATTCTCCTGGATATCAACATGCCTGGTTTGAATGGATTCGAGGTTTGCGAACAGTTCAAAGCAGATCAAAAATTGGCCGATATTCCGATCATATTTCTTAGCGCTATGAACGAAGTTACAGACAAGATTAAGGCCTTTCAGAGCGGTGGCGTTGATTATGTTACGAAGCCGTTCCAATTTGAAGAGATACATGCTAGGGTTAAGACACACCTTAATTTGCGTAGACTTCGTAAATCTTTGGCCATCCATAATCATAATCTACAAAGTTTAGTGGATGAACAAATTAAGGAAATACTCGTCACTAAGGACGCACTGTTTAAAACACAACTGGCTACAATTCTGGCATTCTCCAAGTTAGCAGAAGTACGGGATGATGAAACAGGACAGCATATCGAACGTACCCGAGTGTTCTGTAGCATCCTCACTGAGCAGCTTCGCGTACAGTGTGCAGTGGATACGGAAATTGATAACTCCTTTGTGGATAATATTTACTTTGCCTCTTCGCTGCATGACATTGGTAAAGTAGCCATCTCCGATAAAATTTTGCTTAAACCTGGTAAATTAACTCCAGAAGAGTTCGGAATCATGAAAACCCATACTGTCGTTGGCTCAAAAACCTTGCAAACCATGCTAGAACATTATCCAGAGAATGCTTTTATCACTATGGCGATGGAGATTACCCTAAGTCATCATGAGAAATGGGATGGTTCAGGGTATCCACAAAATCTTAAGGGTAAGTCTATTCCCCTTAGTGCCAGAATTATGGCCTTAGCAGATGTGTATGATGCATTAACTTCAGAACGTTGTTATAAGCCCGCCTTTTCCCATGAGAAAAGCCGAAATATCATTATTGAGGGACGGGGTACACACTTCGATCCCGAAGTTATTGAAGCTTTTCTTGTCTTAGAAGGCCAGTTTCGAAAAATTAAACAAGATTTACGAGGGTATAACGTCACACGAACGCTGTGA
- a CDS encoding methyl-accepting chemotaxis protein, translating into MIEDYVQMVDVIFETDFGKTSVFLFDLEKYIHIKMGSVINLPFKAGDILPATTTSYQCLRTGEKVEKMVGAEVLGVAYTGIAYPIRENGVIIGGIATTGSNEREYALEKLPSLAKELSESLEQVSAAMENIAASAQALADGGQALTIQSQEVNEKALQMEEVVEYINSVASDTKVLGLNASIEASRAGEVGRGFAVVASEIRAMAISSATSAKDIRKIIGSIQGLVGKMTVELEQVGGNTQEVSAAVEEIGATIETLTSSAIALSALAEKI; encoded by the coding sequence ATGATAGAAGATTATGTACAAATGGTTGATGTGATTTTTGAAACTGATTTTGGGAAAACATCGGTTTTCTTATTTGATCTTGAGAAATATATTCATATTAAAATGGGTTCCGTTATCAATCTGCCTTTCAAAGCTGGCGACATATTACCGGCTACGACTACGTCGTATCAATGCCTTCGAACCGGTGAAAAGGTGGAAAAAATGGTTGGGGCTGAAGTCTTAGGAGTCGCTTACACTGGAATAGCATATCCGATTAGAGAAAATGGTGTCATAATCGGTGGAATTGCCACGACAGGTTCAAATGAAAGGGAATATGCCCTAGAAAAATTGCCTTCCTTGGCCAAAGAACTTTCAGAATCTTTGGAGCAAGTTTCAGCTGCTATGGAGAATATTGCTGCTTCAGCTCAAGCTCTTGCAGATGGCGGACAAGCCCTTACGATACAATCCCAAGAAGTTAATGAAAAAGCATTACAAATGGAAGAAGTTGTAGAATACATAAATTCCGTGGCTAGCGATACAAAAGTTCTTGGACTTAACGCTTCGATCGAGGCTTCTAGAGCGGGTGAGGTTGGGAGAGGATTTGCTGTGGTAGCCTCGGAAATTCGGGCGATGGCAATATCAAGTGCCACCTCGGCAAAAGATATACGAAAAATTATCGGTAGCATACAAGGCCTTGTCGGTAAGATGACAGTGGAGTTAGAACAGGTAGGTGGTAATACACAGGAAGTCTCTGCTGCTGTTGAGGAAATTGGAGCGACCATTGAAACTTTGACATCGTCGGCAATCGCACTATCAGCTTTAGCCGAAAAAATTTGA
- the queG gene encoding tRNA epoxyqueuosine(34) reductase QueG — translation MKPNEQISWKTNIKRWGSELGFASVGFTTAESIEDLAPLLETRFEKEVATPFEIKEIRQRIDPRVVWEYCKTVVAVAYPLPLTTPPLEGEGIIARSAVGEDYHQVLQNKIKQLINIMVVNGWTGSFHSQVDTGPLIERAFAFRAGIGWIGQNQQLIIPGYGSFVTLALLLLDREIKPDYPMINQCGSCQRCVEACPAQIIGKEPFAAKHCISYLTQSKEVLTQKERRGLGLRVFGCDTCQEVCPHNQKRLAEEQQATSSSAPSSLRRGVDLRETLNLTKGEFHQRFKGTAAGWRGKGILQRNAFLALRNGLDRGDKVWLAEHEKNKIVPPIIALYLEGLENSK, via the coding sequence TTGAAACCTAATGAACAAATAAGTTGGAAGACAAACATTAAACGATGGGGGAGCGAGTTGGGCTTTGCCTCTGTAGGGTTTACTACCGCGGAATCGATCGAGGACCTCGCACCCTTGTTAGAAACACGTTTCGAAAAAGAGGTGGCAACTCCCTTTGAGATCAAGGAGATCAGGCAACGAATTGATCCTCGAGTGGTTTGGGAATACTGCAAGACAGTCGTTGCCGTTGCCTATCCACTTCCTCTTACAACTCCTCCTTTGGAAGGAGAGGGTATCATTGCTCGTTCGGCGGTTGGAGAGGACTATCATCAGGTCCTTCAAAATAAGATAAAACAACTTATCAATATAATGGTTGTCAATGGGTGGACGGGAAGCTTCCACAGTCAAGTGGATACAGGACCTTTAATTGAGCGTGCCTTCGCGTTTCGGGCAGGGATTGGATGGATTGGGCAAAACCAACAGCTCATTATTCCAGGATATGGTTCGTTTGTCACACTGGCTTTACTTTTACTGGATCGAGAGATCAAACCGGACTATCCAATGATCAACCAATGCGGAAGCTGCCAAAGATGTGTTGAAGCATGTCCGGCGCAGATCATCGGAAAAGAACCATTTGCGGCAAAACACTGCATTTCCTATCTCACACAGAGCAAAGAGGTGCTTACTCAGAAGGAACGCAGGGGCCTTGGGTTACGGGTTTTTGGATGTGACACCTGCCAGGAAGTATGCCCACATAATCAAAAGCGGCTGGCTGAGGAACAACAAGCGACCTCTTCCTCAGCTCCATCTTCACTACGACGTGGTGTTGACCTGCGGGAAACTCTTAATTTAACGAAAGGAGAGTTTCACCAACGTTTTAAAGGAACTGCAGCAGGTTGGCGTGGAAAAGGAATTCTTCAGAGAAATGCCTTTTTAGCCTTACGGAATGGGCTAGACCGAGGTGATAAAGTATGGTTAGCAGAACATGAAAAGAATAAAATAGTTCCGCCCATCATTGCTTTGTATTTAGAAGGATTAGAGAATAGTAAATAA
- a CDS encoding Lrp/AsnC family transcriptional regulator produces the protein MLTEEDHKLLKIISEDSRLTPEELSIQTGLKPKYIAKRIRDWEKEKVIVRYQPMINWDRTGEEKVTALIEVRVLPQRGYGFDKIAKRLQKFSEIKSLFLMSGGYDLSLLIEGKTMQDVALFVAEKLAPLEHIQSTATHFVLRRYKQDGVELLGEEETIQRLVVSP, from the coding sequence ATGCTCACTGAAGAAGACCATAAACTCCTCAAAATTATTTCCGAAGACTCTCGCTTAACACCCGAGGAATTATCCATTCAAACGGGCTTGAAACCAAAATACATCGCCAAACGTATCAGAGATTGGGAAAAGGAAAAAGTCATTGTCCGCTACCAACCTATGATTAACTGGGACCGAACTGGAGAAGAAAAAGTAACCGCCCTTATTGAAGTTCGGGTCTTGCCACAGCGGGGCTATGGCTTTGACAAAATCGCCAAACGGTTACAGAAATTTTCCGAGATAAAATCGTTATTTCTTATGTCAGGTGGGTATGACCTATCCCTACTCATCGAAGGTAAAACGATGCAAGATGTCGCCCTTTTTGTGGCTGAAAAGCTTGCCCCTCTCGAGCATATTCAGAGCACAGCGACTCACTTTGTGCTCCGCCGCTACAAACAAGACGGGGTCGAGCTTTTAGGAGAGGAAGAGACGATTCAACGTCTCGTGGTTTCCCCATGA